The Sphingorhabdus sp. Alg231-15 genome has a segment encoding these proteins:
- a CDS encoding nitroreductase family protein — MNVSEAVKSRRSVRQFLDKPVDQKTLQNILETASRSPSGGNTQPWNAVVVGGDELTRIAEAIKAKVPTAPAGENMEYDIYPKDLEGRYEEQRKGVGKAMFDSLKIPREDGGARIKQMMANWDSFGAPVQLFTYTRKYMGPPQWSDMGMWLQTVMLLLREEGLDSCPQEIWAMYGTYMRELLDIDDDHIFFCGMAIGYRDPDAPINNFEVPRVSLAETVKFRGF; from the coding sequence ATGAACGTATCCGAAGCTGTCAAATCCCGCCGCTCCGTCCGCCAGTTTCTCGACAAACCCGTCGACCAGAAAACGCTCCAGAATATCCTCGAAACCGCTTCGCGTTCGCCATCAGGCGGCAACACTCAGCCATGGAATGCCGTAGTTGTGGGTGGCGATGAGCTGACACGCATTGCAGAGGCCATAAAGGCCAAAGTTCCTACCGCTCCGGCTGGCGAGAATATGGAATATGATATTTATCCCAAAGACCTGGAAGGGCGCTACGAAGAGCAGCGCAAGGGCGTTGGCAAGGCGATGTTCGATTCCCTGAAGATTCCAAGAGAAGACGGCGGCGCACGGATCAAGCAGATGATGGCCAATTGGGACAGTTTCGGTGCGCCTGTGCAGCTGTTCACCTACACCCGTAAATATATGGGGCCACCGCAATGGTCGGATATGGGCATGTGGCTGCAGACAGTAATGCTGCTATTGCGCGAAGAAGGACTCGACAGCTGTCCACAAGAAATCTGGGCTATGTATGGCACCTATATGCGCGAGCTGCTCGATATTGATGATGACCATATCTTTTTCTGCGGCATGGCGATTGGTTATCGTGATCCCGATGCACCGATTAACAATTTTGAGGTTCCGCGCGTCTCGTTGGCCGAAACTGTAAAATTTCGCGGATTTTGA